The Apibacter raozihei DNA segment CATTCCCCTCTACAAAATAGCCTGCTTCATCATCTAAGGTAAACCAAATAATCAAACTATCATTATTTATCACATTATAATATTTCAAAACATAGTGTTTATATCCTACCTTTTCATTAGATCTAATGTAGTATTTCCATTTAAAGTTATGCACATCTATCTTTTTTTTTGTTAAAGTAATCATTACTCCTTTTTATCAGAATTTTTTCATTTATCTTATCACTTTTACAAGAACTAAAAGCTAACAAAATAATAGCAATTTTATATAATCTCTTCATTATTTTCCTATTTTAAATATCCTTTTTTTTATAGTAAATAGCTTCCCTCTCATGCACAACAATCTGGCTCAAAAAAAATTACTTTATTCCGGTTCAAACCATTCTCCTTTTTCTGCTACTTTAATTAAATGCCCTATAGTTAAAGGTGGCTTTATAGGATAATCATATTTTTTTCTTTTTACTATTTGATTTATAAAATAGTTCCAATTTATATTGGGAAAACCCTGAAAATAATTATAAACATTAAAATTATTATATTTTATTTTA contains these protein-coding regions:
- a CDS encoding DUF1493 family protein; its protein translation is MSNKVILFFFLKTGIKNLNDTTNIADPKFGIIELDAEYLMESYFKNFKIKYNNFNVYNYFQGFPNINWNYFINQIVKRKKYDYPIKPPLTIGHLIKVAEKGEWFEPE